One bacterium genomic window, ATAGAAGGAGGCCAATGTCAATCATTTTTGTTAAAAAATCTACAGATTTTTTAACAGATTAACTACTGATATATCAAGGGGTTAACGCTATTCTGGTTAGCTCACTTGCCGATTGCAGGTTTATATGAGCATTTCCATGGACTGGTTCCAAAAAGTCTAGTTTTTCGCATATTTCAAATTCGTTGCATTCCCAACATCCTTTAATTTTTCTCTTCTGACAACACTTTCTTATCTTGCAGAAAGGTGGACCACCTCCATTCTTGCATCCCTTCTTACAACGAAATTTGACCATGGTTCCCAGGACTTCATAGCACCTGTCGTAGTCCTTAAAGACTTTGCCAAAACCTTCGTCTGCAATAAACTCTGCAAACTTGTCATACCTGCATGACCTCAATTCTTTCCTAAGATCTCTTGCCAAATCAGGAATTTTGCCAGTATAGCCGTGGCAATCTCCGCAGTAGAGACCACAATATGCAATCAAATTTTTATCTTCCGCCTTCATCTTTTTCTCCTCCTGCCACCTAACGATTGAGTTCAGCGGCGGCGTGAAACGCCGTCCGCTTCAGCGATTGGTTATATGGTTTCTTGTTTTTTATTTAAACATTTCTTTAATTCTTCAACGGAAAAACACTTGCCGTGTGCAGGATATATAGTAATAGCACCACATTGTATTATTTTTCCCCAGCTTTTATATACTTCATTAAAACTCTCTGCTTCAAGTGGTCTAACTTTTTGTCCAAACACTCTTAATGTATTCATTGCAACATCTCCAACAAAAATATCTCCAGATGAAAGAAGTAATGAAATAGAATCTTTTGAATGCCCAGGTGTATGAATTATTTTACCTTGAATACCTGTAAGATTATAAATATCAACGCGATCATTATTGACAATTATATCGTAATTTGTCAAGTTTATGGGGGTATAGTTATATTTAATAAAAGGAGATAAAATCATATCAAGCAATTTCACCCATATATTATAGCTTTTAGTTTTCTTGGTATATGTCATTCCTTTTTGCATATAATTGATTGCATTTTTATGTGCAATTATCTTACAATTTGATTCTTTACGTATATCCTCAACTAAAGCAGCATGATCATGGTGATGATGGGTTAGTAAAATATATTTTATCGAATCAACGCAAATATTAAGTTTACTCAACTTATTTTTAAAATCACTATATTTCCCCACCCAGCCACAGTCTATAAGTAAATAACCTTCCTTACATTTCAACAGATAGTAATTAGTATCATTAATTACGATAATATATACATCTTTCATAATATTTGCTGCATATAACGACCAAGCTCACCTGCCCGAGCGAAGCGAGGGTCAGGTGCAGCGATGGGTTAGACTGTCTTTTTACCACGAAGAGCACGAAGGTCACGAAGATTGGACAAGGCAAATCTTTT contains:
- a CDS encoding DUF3795 domain-containing protein, which produces MKAEDKNLIAYCGLYCGDCHGYTGKIPDLARDLRKELRSCRYDKFAEFIADEGFGKVFKDYDRCYEVLGTMVKFRCKKGCKNGGGPPFCKIRKCCQKRKIKGCWECNEFEICEKLDFLEPVHGNAHINLQSASELTRIALTP
- a CDS encoding MBL fold metallo-hydrolase, coding for MKDVYIIVINDTNYYLLKCKEGYLLIDCGWVGKYSDFKNKLSKLNICVDSIKYILLTHHHHDHAALVEDIRKESNCKIIAHKNAINYMQKGMTYTKKTKSYNIWVKLLDMILSPFIKYNYTPINLTNYDIIVNNDRVDIYNLTGIQGKIIHTPGHSKDSISLLLSSGDIFVGDVAMNTLRVFGQKVRPLEAESFNEVYKSWGKIIQCGAITIYPAHGKCFSVEELKKCLNKKQETI